The genomic window TTTTTTATAAATATTAAAGATATTGATGCTTTAAGACGTGGTATTCAATATTGTCGTCAACATCAGGTTAAGCATATGACAATTGGAAAAGGATCGGATATTTTATTTTCGGATAAAGAATATGAAGGTGTTATTTTTTCATTGTCACAAGGATTAAATCAAGTCCATTTTAATGGTTTGCAAATTCGTGCTGAGGCTGGTGTGAGTATGATTTATTTAGCTTATGAGGCAGCCAAAACGGGTTTGTCTGGTTTTGAATTTATGGGTGGTATCCCTGGTACTGTTGGTGGTGGCGTTTATATGAATGCGGGTGCCTATAAGTACTGTATGGCAGATGTTTTTGAATCTGCTCTTATACTCGATGATAATGGAAAGTTAATAACTCTTTCAAAGGAAGAAATGGCTTTTGATTATCGTAAGTCTATTTTACAGCAACATAAAGATTGGGTGTTAGTTGAAGCAACTTTTCAAATGATGCCACGAGATCCTCAGGAAATCATGAGAGTTTTAGATAAACGTAAAGAAAAACGTATGTCAACACAACCATGGAATTTTGCAAGTGCTGGCAGTATTTTTAGAAATCCTGATGAAAAACCAGCATGGCAATATATTGATGAATGTCATTTAAGAGGTTATGAAATAGGTGGAGCACAAGTGTCACCAAAGCATTCTAATTTTATTGTCAATAATGGTTATGCCAGTGCTAAAGATATATTGGATTTAATTTTGTTAGTTGAAAAAACAGTATTTGACCGTTTTCGTGTGGAGTTGAAAAAAGAAGTCATTTTGGTTAACTGGGAGTAGGTGATGAATATGTCTCATCAGCAGGAGTACTATTATAATGAACATGATGAGAACCAGGTTAAAAAAATATTGAAAACAAAAAAGAAAAAGAAATTGAAAAGACGAATTAAGATTTTGTTATTTTTGATTGTTTTTGTATGTATTGGTTCCTATTTTTTAAGTGATTATTCAAAAGTTAAATCAATGACAGTAACAGGTTGTCAAGAAGTCAAAGAGGAAGATATTTTAAACCATATTTCAGTTGATAAAAATTCTTTTTACTTATTTGTCAATACGAGCCGTTTAGAAGATGAAATCAAAGAAGTGCCCTTGGTCAAAAAAGCTCAGGTTAGCAAAGATCTTTTGGGTCATATTAAGATTGAAATTGTAGAGGCTGATAAGGTGGCTTATTGTATTATTGATAAAAAAACATATGTTATTGATGAATTGGGAAATGTAGTAGAGACAAAGGATCAAAAGATTATTCAATCTTTACAGGCAACTCCGCGTTTGAGTGAATTTAAAGATTTGAAATTTTTAAAAACTTTTGCGAAAGAATATGTAAAATTGCCTGAACTTATAAAAAGTCAAACGAGTGATATTGTCTATTCTCCTCAGGTTGCTGATGAAACAAGAATAAAATTTTTGATGGATGATGGAAAAACACTTTATCTAAGAGTGGAAGATATGGTCGAACAGTTAAATAAATTTGATTATGAAGCCAATAAGACAGTTTTTAAGGATCAATGTGTTTTTAAGTTTGAAGGAAAAAATGTATATATGGAAAAATGTAAATGATGTATCTTGATGGACAAGGTGCATCATTTTTGATAAAAAAACATAGATTGTTTCAAGATTATGTGTTTTCTTATCAGAAGATTTATGATACAATGTTAAAGAAGTATTTTTTAAAGGAGAATCATTTATGAAAGATATCTATGCTGTATTAGATATAGGGAGCGCAACAGTAAAATTGCTTGTTGGAGAAGTCGTTAGCGCAAATATCAATATATTATTTTCAAAGAAAATAACGAGTCATGGCATTCACAAAGGGAAGATTGAAAGTATGCCAACAGTTGTGAGTGAAGTGAAACAATTGATAGATGAAGCTTCAGCTGTTTTGGGAGCAACAATTACCAAAGTGGCTTTATGTATTCCATCAGTTCGTGCACATATTTATCAAAGTGATGGCATCACAAAAGTTAATTCTCCTTTAGATCAAATTACAAGTGATGACATTGTACGTGCTTTAAAACTTTCAAAACGTTTTGAATTGTCTGATGATGAGGAAATCATTTCGGTGATTCCTACAATGTTTCAACTTGATACCAAATCAATGAGAGAATTGCCATTGGGTCAAAAATCAGCTTCATTAAAAGCTGAATCATTGATTATTACAACAAAGAAAAAACTACTTTATGGATATATAAGCGCAGTGGAAAAAGCAGGGGTAGAAGTCTTAGATATTACAATTAATGCTTATGCCTGTGCTAAAGAAGCGTTTGATGCTGTATATCTTCAAGAAGGGGCTATCTTAATTGATATTGGTTATAGAACATCAACAGTTGCTTTTTTTGAGGGTGGTTATTTAAAATATATTGCTCAGGCAAATGTGGGTGGCTATGATTTGACAAAAATGATTGCGACATCTTGGCAAATCCCAATGGATAGAGCTGAGGTTTATAAAGTGAAATATGGAACTTGTGATCTTAATATTGGAGATGAAGATATTATACATACAACACGTGATAATGACTTTGAAAAGCATTATACACAAAAAGATCTTGCTCAAGTATTGTCAGAGGGTGTTCGTGAGATTATGGGAGTCATTAAAACAAAGATTGATGTTATTAATGATGGTAGAAGTTATGAGACTGTGATTGTTGGCGGTGGTGGCGAATTACCTGATATAGACCGTGTAGCAAGTGAAATATTGGATAGTGCAGTCAGAACGTATCGTCCAGATACGATTGGAGCAAGAGATATGTCATTTGTTTCATGTTTAGGAATGATGTATTATTTAAATGACCGTTCTAAAATTCTGGGTCATATGGATCCTTCGTTGATATTGCCTGATATTTCAAGTACGATGAGTATTCGTTTTAAAGGTTTGACAAAAAGTAAGCCAGTTTATAGTGATAAGAAAAAAGGAAAGTTGTCAAAGGTTATTGAGAATTTTTTTAGTGAAGAAGATTAATATATAAAAGTGAGGATAGAGAAGATGGATAGTAATTTAGATTTTGTTCAAGTTGCCAAAATAAAAGTTATTGGTGTTGGTGGCGGTGGCTGTAATGCTGTTGCAAGAATGGCTAAAGATGGAGTTAAAGGTGTTGATTTCTATGTTGCTAATACTGATGCACAAATATTAAAAGGTATTGATATTGACAATAAAATTATATTAGGACGTGAATTAACACATGGTTTAGGTGCTGGTGGGAACCCTGAAGTAGGGCGTAAAGCTGCTTTGGAAACTGAAGAAGAAATTAAAGAAGCTTTATCAGGTGCTAATATGGTCTTTATTGCTGCTGGTATGGGTGGTGGAACTGGTACTGGTGCAGCACCGGTTGTAGCTAAGATTTCAAAAGAATTAGGAGCTTTGACTGTTGGTGTTGTGACATCTCCATTTACTTTTGAAGGACCTAAGGTTTTAAGACAGGCTAAAGGTGGATTGGCTGAATTAAGAGAAAATGTAGATTCTATTATTGTTGTTTCTAATGATCGTTTGCTGGATGCTATTGGAAGAAAACCAATGGGAGAAGCTTTTAGAGAGGCAGATAATGTTTTAAGACAAGGTGTTCAAACGATTACTGATTTAATTGCGATTCCAGCATTTATTAATCTTGACTTTGCAGATGTTTCATCAGTTATGAAAGATCGTGGATCAGCATTAATTGGAATTGGTATGAGTGATGGTGAAAACAAGGCAGAAGAAGCGGCTATGCGTGCAATTTCATCACCTTTATTAGATGTTTCTATTGCTGGAGCAAAAGATGCTATTGTTAATGTAACTGGTGGTACAAACATTACTTTATATGATGCTAATACTGCTTTGGCGACAATTAGAGAAGCTGTAGGAAATGATGTTAATACTGTTTTGGGTGTTGCTATTAATGAAAATTTAGATGATCAAGTTATCGTTACTGTTATTGCAACTGGATTTGAAGATGAAGAAGAACCTGTTGCTGCGACACCAGTGCAACAAAAACAATCATCTCCATATGAATCTGTTGTTCGTCCAACTGTTTATGATACAGATGATGACGATGATGATGTTCCAGCATTTTTAAGAAATAGAAAATTATAAGCTAACGTATGTTAGCTTTTCTTGTATAGGAGGATAATAATGAAAAAGATAGGATTTATAGGAATGGGAAATATGGCAGGAGCCATTGCTTGTGGAATCGCAAAGTCGGGTTTTTTAAAAGGTGAAGAAATGATTGCATATGATGTTATGCCTTCACAATTGGATAAAGTGAAAGAATATCATTTTGCAATTGCTAAAAATGAACAGGAAGTTGTGGAACAAAGTGAAATTGTATTTATTGGTGTTAAACCCCAGGTTGTTGAAGCAGTTTTACTTCCATTAAAAGACTTATTAAAAGATAAAGCGCTTATTTCTATTGTTTTGGGATATGATTTTGCAAAATATAATGATTTACTTGATGCTTCAACACGACATATTTTTGTAATGCCTAACACGCCTGCTTTGGTTTTAAAGGGAATGTCATTAATTGAAGCAACACATTCATTGACGCCAGAAGAATTTGAATTTACCAAGGAGATGTTTGCTTCGATTGGTGAAATAGAAGTTGTTCCAAGTCACTTAATGGGTGCAGCTGGGACAGTGAGCGGTTGTGGACCAGCATTTATTTATATGGTTATTGAGGCATTGGCTGATGGAGCAGTGAAAGAAGGTGTGCCACGTCAAATGGCATATAAGTTGGCATCACAAATGGTATTAGGCAGTGGAGCAATGCAATTAGAAACGACACTTCATCCAGGAGTCTTAAAAGATCAAGTTTGTTCACCAGGAGGTTCAACGATTCGAGGTGTTGAAGCGTTGGAAAAAGGGAATGTTCGAGCAGCATTTGTTGATGCAATAACATCTGCAATTCATTATAAATAAAAAAGTATAAAAAGATTGAAATCGAAATATGACGATAAATTCAATCTTTTTTTATATAAAGAAGAGAAAGAGAGAAGAAAAATAAAAAAAGATGAAAAAAAGGCTTGCAAAAGGGTAAAGGAGATGATATTATAGATGAGCACTCGAGAGAGAGGGCAAGGGACATTGAAAACTAAACAGAAACACGTCAAAAAGAGAAACAGGAAACAAAGAGAGTCAAGAGAACAAGAAATTGTTTAGGAGATAGACAATGGAGAGTTTGATCCTGGCTCAGGATGAACGCTGGCGGCGTGCCTAATACATGCAAGTCGAACGCACTGATTAATCAGTGAGTGGCGAACGGGTGAGTAATACATAAGTAACCTGGCCTTGTGAGGGGGATAACTGCTGGAAACGGCAGCTAAGACCGCATAGGCAGAGGGGTCGCATGACCTCACTGTTAAATATCCCACGGGATAGCAGAAGGATGGACTTATGGCGCATTAGCTAGTTGGTGAGGTAGAGGCTCACCAAGGCGACGATGCGTAGCCGACCTGAGAGGGTGGACGGCCACACTGGGACTGAGACACGGCCCAGACTCCTACGGGAGGCAGCAGTAGGGAATTTTCGGCAATGGGCGAAAGCCTGACCGAGCAACGCCGCGTGAGGGAGGAAGTACTTCGGTATGTAAACCTCTGTTATAAAGGAAGAACGGCATATGTAGGGAATGACATATGAGTGACGGTACTTTATGAGGAAGCCACGGCTAACTACGTGCCAGCAGCCGCGGTAATACGTAGGTGGCGAGCGTTATCCGGAATCATTGGGCGTAAAGAGGGAGCAGGCGGCAATAGAGGTCTGCGGTGAAAGCCCGAAGCTAAACTTCGGTAAGCCGTGGAAACCAAATAGCTAGAGAGCAGCAGAGGATCGTGGAATTCCATGTGTAGCGGTGAAATGCGTAGATATATGGAGGAACACCAGTGGCGAAGGCGACGATCTGGGCTGCAACTGACGCTCAGTCCCGAAAGCGTGGGGAGCAAATAGGATTAGATACCCTAGTAGTCCACGCCGTAAACGATGAGTACTAAGTGTTGGGGGTCAGACCTCAGTGCTGCAGTTAACGCAATAAGTACTCCGCCTGAGTAGTACGTTCGCAAGAATGAAACTCAAAGGAATTGACGGGGGCCCGCACAAGCGGTGGAGCATGTGGTTTAATTCGAAGCAACGCGAAGAACCTTACCAGGTCTTGACATACCGATAAAAGCCTCAGAGATGAGGAAATAGCTATATCGGATACAGGTGGTGCATGGTTGTCGTCAGCTCGTGTCGTGAGATGTTGGGTTAAGTCCCGCAACGAGCGCAACCCCTGTTGCCAGTTACCATCATTAAGTTGGGGACTCTGGCGAGACTGCCTCTGCAAGGAGGAGGAAGGCGGGGATGACGTCAAATCATCATGCCCCTTATGACCTGGGCTACACACGTGCTACAATGGACGGATCAGAGGGAAGCGAGACCGCGAGGTGGAGCGAAACCCATAAACCCGTTCTCAGTTCGGACTGCAGTCTGCAACTCGACTGCACGAAGCTGGAATCGCTAGTAATCGCGAATCAGAATGTCGCGGTGAATACGTTCTCGGGCCTTGTACACACCGCCCGTCACACCATGAGAGTTGGTAACACCCGAAGCCGGTGGCCTAACCGCAAGGAAGGAGCTGTCTAAGGTGGGACTGATGATTGGGGTGAAGTCGTAACAAGGTATCCCTACGGGAACGTGGGGATGGATCACCTCCTTTCTAGGGAGAAGAGAAGACGTGGAGATCTGTTTAGTTTTGAATGTGCGTTGCGTGCATTCAAGGCAGGAACATTGAAAACTGAATAGCAAACTAGCAAAAACTTTTTACAACAGAAAAGAAGATAGATGAAGAAGAAACGAGATCAGGAAAGAGATTGAAGGTCGATTCATCTAGTTGCAAAAAACTAAGATAAACAAAAGAGAAAACAAGAAAAAGAACTTGAACACTTTAGGTTAAGCAAGAAAGAGCGTATGGCGGATGCCTAGGCACTAGGAGGCGAAGAAGGACGCAGCAAACGGCGAAACGCGGCGGCGAGCAGTAAGCAGGCTAAGACCCGCTGATGTCCGAATGGGGGAACCCGGCACATCGAGAGGTGTGTCATCATGCATTGAATATATAGATGCATGAGGCAAGACGCAGGGAACTGAAACATCTCAGTACCTGCAGGAGAAGAAAGTAAGAACGATTCCGTAAGTAGCGGCGAGCGAAAGCGGAGGAGCCCAAACCATCATAGCGATGGGGTTATAGGGGTGTCAGCAAAGTTGAGCGAGCATGATAGGAGAAGCGCAGGGGAAGGCGCAGCGAAGAGGGTGAAACTCCCGTATCCGAAATTGTGGGAGTGAGACGAGACAGACCCTGAGTACGTCGGGGCACGTGGAATCCTGACGGAATTATCGAGGACCATCTCGAAAGGCTAAATACTCCCTAGTGACCGATAGTGAACCAGTACCGTGAGGGAAAGGTGAAAAGAACCCCGGGAGGGGAGTGAAAGAGAACCTGAAACCATATGCTTACAAGAAGTCAGAGCCCGTTAAAGGGTGATGGCGTGCCTTTTGTAGAATGAGCCGGCGAGTTATGATATGGAGCGAGGTTAAGCAGGAGATGCGGAGCCGAAGCGAAAGCGAGTCTGAAAAGGGCGGAAGTTGCATGTCATAGACCCGAAACCGAGTGATCTAGCCATGATCAGGTTGAAGTTGGGGTAAAACCCGATGGAGGACCGAACCGACCCCCGTTGAAACGTTGGCGGATGAATTGTGGCTAGGGGTGAAATTCCAAACGAACTCGGAGATAGCTGGTTCTCCCCGAAATAGCTTTAGGGCTAGCGTCGCAGGAAGTGTCATGAAGGTAGAGCACTGAATATGTGATGGCCTCATCCCGAGGTACTGAGCATAATCAAACTCCGAATGTCATGAAGACATATGCGGCAGTCAGACTGCGGGTGATAAGGTCCGTAGTCAAGAGGGAAACAGCCCAGACCATCAGCTAAGGTCCCAAAATATATGCTAAGTGGAAAAGGATGTGGAGATGTCCAGACAACTAGGAGGTTGGCTCAGAAGCAGCCATCCTTTAAAGAGTGCGTAACAGCTCACTAGTCGAATGACTCTGCGCCGAAAATTTACCGGGGCTAAGCATAATACCGAAGCTATGGATTTATACGAAGTATAAGTGGTAGGGGAGCGTTCCTGACAGCGAGGAAGCATGATCGCAAGGACATGTGGAGCGTCAGGAAGAGAGAATGCCGGTGTGAGTAGCGGAACGTGGGTGAGAATCCCACGCACCGAAAACCCAAGGTTTCCAGAGGAAGGTTCGTCCGCTCTGGGTAAGTCGGGGCCTAAGGCGAGGCCGAGAGGCGTAGTCGATGGATAACGGGTGGAGATTCCCGTACCTGGCGAAGAGGCAATGGAGTGACGGAGAAGGCTAGGCGATCCAGCTGCTGGAATAGCTGGTGCAAGCGAGGTAGGGGACATCCAGGCAAATCCGGATGTTGAAACCCGAAGGCGTGAAGCGTATGGAACATTACGATAAGTACAGAAGTCGCCAAAGCAAGCTTCCAAGAAAAGCTTCTAGCAATAAACTCTTTGTCAGCCCGTACCGAAAATGGACACACATGGGTGAGGAGAGAATCCTAAGGTGAGCGAGAGAACTATAGCTAAGGAACTCTGCAAAATGACTCCGTAACTTCGGGATAAGGAGTGCTCAGTGAAAGCTGAGCCGCAGTAAAACGGCCCAAGCGACTGTTTACCAAAAACACAGCTCTCTGCCAAGACGCAAGTCGAAGTATAGGGGGTGACGCCTGCCCGGTGCTGGAAGGTTAAGAGGAGTTGTCATCCGCAAGGAGAAGCAATGAATTGAAGCCCCAGTAAACGGCGGCCGTAACTATAACGGTCCTAAGGTAGCGAAATTCCTTGTCAGGTAAGTTCTGACCCGCACGAAAGGCGTAACGATTTGGGCGCTGTCTCAGCTGTAGACTCGGTGAAGTCTTAGTACCTGTGAAGATGCAGGTTACCCGCGACTAGACGGAAAGACCCCATGGAGCTTTACTGTAGCTTGATATTGGATCTTGATGCATGATGTACAGGATAGGTAGGAGACTGAGAGACGGATACGCCAGTATTCGAGGAGTCGCCGTTGGGATACTACCCTTGATGCATTGAGGTTCTAACCGGACATCGTGAAGCCGATGACGGGACAGTGTCAGGTGGGCAGTTTGACTGGGGCGGTCGCCTCCCAAAGAGTAACGGAGGCGCCCAAAGATACCCTCAGCATGGATGGAAACCATGCGCAGAGTGCAAAGGCAAAAGGGTGTTTGACTGCGAGACCAACAAGTCGAGCAGGGACGAAAGTCGGGCTTAGTGATCCGGCGGTGCCGAATGGAAGGGCCGTCGCTCAACGGATAAAAGCTACCCTGGGGATAACAGGCTGATCTCCCCCAAGAGTTCACATCGACGGGGAGGTTTGGCACCTCGATGTCGGCTCATCGCATCCTGGAGCTGAAGTCGGTTCCAAGGGTTGGGCTGTTCGCCCATTAAAGCGGTACGCGAGCTGGGTTCAGAACGTCGTGAGACAGTTCGGTCCCTATCTGTCGTGGGCGTAGGAAGTTTGAGGAGAGCTGCCCTCAGTACGAGAGGACCGGGGTGGACAGACCA from Candidatus Stoquefichus sp. SB1 includes these protein-coding regions:
- the murB gene encoding UDP-N-acetylmuramate dehydrogenase, which produces MDFDQLFFDLVDLDLGEIIENEPMYKHTTFKVGGPARFFINIKDIDALRRGIQYCRQHQVKHMTIGKGSDILFSDKEYEGVIFSLSQGLNQVHFNGLQIRAEAGVSMIYLAYEAAKTGLSGFEFMGGIPGTVGGGVYMNAGAYKYCMADVFESALILDDNGKLITLSKEEMAFDYRKSILQQHKDWVLVEATFQMMPRDPQEIMRVLDKRKEKRMSTQPWNFASAGSIFRNPDEKPAWQYIDECHLRGYEIGGAQVSPKHSNFIVNNGYASAKDILDLILLVEKTVFDRFRVELKKEVILVNWE
- the ftsA gene encoding cell division protein FtsA, whose translation is MKDIYAVLDIGSATVKLLVGEVVSANINILFSKKITSHGIHKGKIESMPTVVSEVKQLIDEASAVLGATITKVALCIPSVRAHIYQSDGITKVNSPLDQITSDDIVRALKLSKRFELSDDEEIISVIPTMFQLDTKSMRELPLGQKSASLKAESLIITTKKKLLYGYISAVEKAGVEVLDITINAYACAKEAFDAVYLQEGAILIDIGYRTSTVAFFEGGYLKYIAQANVGGYDLTKMIATSWQIPMDRAEVYKVKYGTCDLNIGDEDIIHTTRDNDFEKHYTQKDLAQVLSEGVREIMGVIKTKIDVINDGRSYETVIVGGGGELPDIDRVASEILDSAVRTYRPDTIGARDMSFVSCLGMMYYLNDRSKILGHMDPSLILPDISSTMSIRFKGLTKSKPVYSDKKKGKLSKVIENFFSEED
- a CDS encoding cell division protein FtsQ/DivIB; the protein is MNMSHQQEYYYNEHDENQVKKILKTKKKKKLKRRIKILLFLIVFVCIGSYFLSDYSKVKSMTVTGCQEVKEEDILNHISVDKNSFYLFVNTSRLEDEIKEVPLVKKAQVSKDLLGHIKIEIVEADKVAYCIIDKKTYVIDELGNVVETKDQKIIQSLQATPRLSEFKDLKFLKTFAKEYVKLPELIKSQTSDIVYSPQVADETRIKFLMDDGKTLYLRVEDMVEQLNKFDYEANKTVFKDQCVFKFEGKNVYMEKCK
- the proC gene encoding pyrroline-5-carboxylate reductase gives rise to the protein MKKIGFIGMGNMAGAIACGIAKSGFLKGEEMIAYDVMPSQLDKVKEYHFAIAKNEQEVVEQSEIVFIGVKPQVVEAVLLPLKDLLKDKALISIVLGYDFAKYNDLLDASTRHIFVMPNTPALVLKGMSLIEATHSLTPEEFEFTKEMFASIGEIEVVPSHLMGAAGTVSGCGPAFIYMVIEALADGAVKEGVPRQMAYKLASQMVLGSGAMQLETTLHPGVLKDQVCSPGGSTIRGVEALEKGNVRAAFVDAITSAIHYK
- the ftsZ gene encoding cell division protein FtsZ; the protein is MDSNLDFVQVAKIKVIGVGGGGCNAVARMAKDGVKGVDFYVANTDAQILKGIDIDNKIILGRELTHGLGAGGNPEVGRKAALETEEEIKEALSGANMVFIAAGMGGGTGTGAAPVVAKISKELGALTVGVVTSPFTFEGPKVLRQAKGGLAELRENVDSIIVVSNDRLLDAIGRKPMGEAFREADNVLRQGVQTITDLIAIPAFINLDFADVSSVMKDRGSALIGIGMSDGENKAEEAAMRAISSPLLDVSIAGAKDAIVNVTGGTNITLYDANTALATIREAVGNDVNTVLGVAINENLDDQVIVTVIATGFEDEEEPVAATPVQQKQSSPYESVVRPTVYDTDDDDDDVPAFLRNRKL